In Thermoproteota archaeon, the genomic stretch TATGCCAAAAGGATGGTTGACCTCTAAGGATATTGGCTTTGTTAAGCTTGATGAAACCTTTGATGAAAAGGGATTTTCTATAGAATCCCATCTTCATGCAAAAATATATTTAAATCAGCCTAAAGCAAAAGCGGTTTTACACACTCATCCTACTTTTCTGCTGGCTTTAAGTTTAGGCTTTGATGGTTCTATATTTGATCTTCCTCTGTTTGAGGCAACTTTTTATAAATCATACTTTGCTGAAGTTCCACCGCTTAAGCCTGGAACTCAGGAACTAGCGGATATGGTGGGCAAGGTAGCGAGTAAAAGCAAGGCTATATTTATGAAAAATCACGGTCTTGTATGTTGGGGAGAAAATTTAAAAGAGACATTGGCATTAAATGAAGAAATTGAAAACATAGCAAAGATTAAATTTTTAGTTGAAACAAAAAATAAAGGGGGATTAAGATGAAGTTTCACAGGTTTGAAAAAGGAGTGGCCGGTCTAATATTATTGATAAGTTTAATATTAGCAGTTGGGGTATCCCATTGGTGGCTTATATTAACTTTCTTGGTATCAATAAATATCTTTCAATCCGCTTTTACTGATAAGTGTCC encodes the following:
- a CDS encoding DUF2892 domain-containing protein, whose translation is MKFHRFEKGVAGLILLISLILAVGVSHWWLILTFLVSINIFQSAFTDKCPLKWIVNKVGIKIENG